DNA sequence from the Orcinus orca chromosome 2, mOrcOrc1.1, whole genome shotgun sequence genome:
AAGGGCTTTGGGCAATGGGCAGACTGtatgaaagaagagaggaaagagaaggagccAATATCTCCCCCAAATCTTCTCTGAGCCAGACACTATGTCTCACACACACTTATCCTCCCAGCGGCCCTATGGCATGGACGTCGCTGggccattttagagataagaaaacaaatgaagtgaCCTGCCCATGCTGGTAAGTGAGGGAGACAGACTGGAGAAGATGGAGGAGAGAATTAGACCATGAGGATGAAAGCTGGGCCTCTGTtccacatggagagagagagagagacactggaCTCCTGGATCTCAGCATCTCATTACCATTTCTGCTGCGCCAGCCAAGGGCTCACCGGTCATCACTAAGCAGGGACTTTGAGTCCTCTTCTCTCTACTCTAACCAAACGGGATGGTTTGTTCCTGAACAAGGCCCTCTAGTGATATCTCTAACTTAAGGGAGAAAATAACTGAGAACCCTGGTAAAGGTGAGGGTTCTGAGTTGGAGACCACAGGTCTCCACCCTGAAGGGGTCTTGTCCAGCTGTTGCCTGGGTCAGAGCCCAGGATTTCCAAGTTagagtttattttcttcatagaaaaGGTTGAATGAAGTGACAGCAGGCGCTTTTACTCAAGTGATACCCAACCAAAGGGGTTGCCACTCGTAAATAGCATGGTATGAATGGTACCCCTCAAGTTGTTCTGTGTACAACCTGTGCAGCTGTATGTACTGACCCTGGACATGACTTTCCTGGACAAGGATAGGGGGAAAATCTCCTCAAGAAGCACAGAGACAATTTCTTAGCTCAACAGATGCTCTGCACCCTGCAAAGACCTAGGATTAATCAGGATGAACAGAATTGAATACGTACACTCACTTTCTGGTGTATCACAATCGACAGAAGGATTACAAGAGCATATTTATCAGTTccaatttgctttaaaaacaaacatgattAGATTAAAAGTATGTTATAGTTACTTATACTATcaagttgtttatatttttaaagtttgatcTTGAATGTAACTTTAATATCCTGCTAAATTCAATTAGTTGCCTGCTAAAATCTGCCCATGGACTTCTTGGTTAAGTCAAGAAGGTGTAATTTGTATTTTCACTTGTAACCCTGTATTTTCACTTGCTTGGAAAGcacttccccccacctcccagggaTAAGGTGTCACTGGAATTCAAACATCACCCCACTCAGGGGAGAGACAGGGTCAGGTCATAGATCAGAACCCCAAGTCCACAAAGTAAAAGATGTCAGTTAAACAGAAAAGAGGctgattaaattttaatttcatgccCTTCTAACCAAGGAGTTTAGAGAAATCCAGGCAATGCCAGTGATTCCTGGGAAATTGGATGTGAGATCTGATTTCTCAAATTTAGCTGCCCATTAGAATCACTGTGGTAGTTAATCTTTAGATTAGAAAGAATTACCACCAGCACCAGAGTCCccgtccccgccccgcccccccccgccccccccccccccccccccccccgccggaCCAAGTGAATCAGAATAGCTCAGGGCGGGGCCCAGCTATTCTGATTCTAAGGAGTAGCCAGGATTGAAGCCTCAGAATCAGAAATCTAATCCCCACAGGAAATACTGTATTAGCaatggaggtggggaggatgCTTCTGCTTTTTAAGTGGATCCGAATAGGAtagtcctgcttttcttttttggccacgttgctaggcatgcagaatcttagttccctgaccagggaccaaacccgcaccccctgcagtgggaagtgcagagtcttaaccactggaccgccagggaagtccccagtcctGCTTTTAATTGCTAAAGAATCTAAGTAttcattaaacatatttattttgatgtaaaGAGTAGAGATTAATAATTTATCAAGAACTTATTTGTGGAACGCTGACTAAACAAGATTACACTGATCTATACGGTCTTTTAACAACCTGTGGTTCTCAGTTCTAGAGCCAGATGACAGGTGGGTGATCTGTGGGTACTGAACACTTTCTGCAGTCCTTTTGGAAGCACCAGATCTTGAGCCTGAATTGAACAGGAGCGACTTGGGATCCCACGGGTAGAGTCATGGACAATGAGACCCCAGATTTTGCATGTGGATGACTCTTACCACTTGCCCTTTAGAGATGACAAAGCTTTTTGTAATCAGTGGCTTgagagatggggaaggggaaCTGGTCAGATGTACACAGATGGTCTTAATCCTCATAGCAGTGTTTCTCAGCTCTGACTGCACACTGGAGTCACTTGGGAGTTTAAAAAACcccagtgctgggcttccctggtggcgcagtggttgagagtccgcctaccgatgcaggggacgtgggttcgtgccccagtctgggaagatcccacatgccgcggagcggctgggcccgtgagccatggccgctgagcctgcgcgtccggagcctgtgctccgcaacgggagaggcaataacagtgagaggcccgcataccgcaaataaaaacccaaaaacaaaaaacaaaaaaaaaccccagtgcCAAGGCCACAGGACCATTCCAATCAGAATCTGCAGGGATGAGACCCAGTGCCAAGGCCACAGAAACACTCCAATCAGAATCTGCAGGGGTGGGACACAGGCATCAGAATTTTTTGAAGCTGAGAACCGCTACCTTTGACCCTATTTACAAATGAGGTAGTGAGGGCTTGTCTGTGACTGTCTAGTTGGACCAACTCCAATTCTACAGCTATTCTTCATTCTGGTTCCCCTGAAGTCTGGCTTCTAGCTCTTTAAGACCGACAACCGGTTGTTATGTTCAAGAGAAGGCTTCTTATTTAACCGAGTGTGTTAAACAGCGAACACCTCAATTCTTGATTGGACTTGCTCAGTGAAGTtaagcaaatcacttaacctctctgtgctgcagTTTCAAATGGGGATGATTACCAAGCTCTCAGAGCTGCCTAGGAAGAAATTGTGGGAAAGAAAGCCCTTTGGAAATATACACCATTAGAGAAAAGCTGTCCTTAGAGCAGATTAGTTAAGGGCCATTGTCACCTACTTCTAATTTCAGAGGTGCCAGGACATGAGtcttgctgtgtgacttctgaTACCAGCGTCACATTTTTGCTTCAAGCATCAGATTGGGGAAGCAGTTGTTAAGAATGAAGAGAGGTGTCAAAAGATACCAAAAGAGGGCAAAGGGGTTCTGGTCCTGGTGGCTGTCCCCACCCCGGAAGTCCTGTCGGGCTCTGAGTCTGTTCCTCCCTGACCCAGGATGAGCTGGCTGACGGAGCTGAGCTCCACAGCACTTCACCCAAGATGGGCCCCCTGCTGCTCTCCATCTGCACACCCAGACCCAGGGGGGGACGTGTCTGCACACCTGGCACGATGCCCTCCAGGGGCACTGCTCACGGGACAGACAGAGCCACTCCCACTGCCGACTGAAGACTTTGTGTGCTGGAAAGCGCACAAGGTCTCCCCAAGTTTTCATCAGGGGTGGGCTCTCCCAGGACagaggcagtgctctgccttccccTTGGGGGTGGATGACAGAGGGGTATGTCTATAGCCCCTGGGGTCACTATGGCTCAGTGGAAACACTGTCCCCTCGGTAGAAAGGCCAGGACCTTCCTAGGAGAGCCTACCTTCTCTGGCCACGGAGGCCCATAGTGTTCTCAGTCACGGCCCCCCACACGTGGGCACAGGCTGACCCCAAATCAGGAGAGAGTGAATAGGTATTCACCTTAGTGCctgtttatataaacatatatatttcctGTCTAAGTGCCAAGGATACAGCATCTTTATATTATGAGTATATAATGCATTATGAGGTgttattttgcatatatattaatgTCTATAAACACAGAATGCTTCTTTGTGTATGATGTAAAGGTATTTTGCCTGTGTCCTAGGTATGAAGCCCTTTTAGGGAAGGCCGTGGGTCTCTGATGCCTGACTTCAGGCAGGGTGGGGCTAAGGGCATGGGAGCAGCGCAGAGAGCTAACCCAAGAATCTGAGCTTGGAGGGGACCGGGAGTTTCTTTTCTCAAGGGTGGTGATGTTCATGAGCTGAGATGTCCTCATGGCCACAGGCCTCAGGGTGCTCAGGGAGTGACAGGTAGATTCTAATCATCTTGTTTTCAGGGCCACCTTCAATCAGAGGATCCCCCAGACTCCTCACTCATCCCACAAGCTGCTTGGGCAAACAGGGGTCCCAGGGTGGTGGGTGCCCAGGGGTGGGGCACTGCTGGGTCACAGCTGACCTGCAGCCATGAATCCTGGAGCTGGGAGTGACAAGCTCTGTCTGTGTCATCTCCTTCAGGGCCAGAAGGGGACCCAAACCCTGCCCAGACGCAAGCATGGAGGGGACCATAGGGTCTTTCCTGGAGGGCTCCACTCTGTGTGATGCAAGACAGCCTCCATGGAGATTCCCTCCCAGGAGCTGTGGGGCATGACGGGGTCTCCTCAACACACACCCTAGCTCAACATTTCTTTGAAGTCTCAAGTTTTATCTTCAAAATTCCAGCACGTTTTGCATTCTACTCATAAAACAATTATTGGCTTGACAAAAAAACCCGAACTATTTCTCAGTTTAATTACTTGACTTTTTTCTCCTAAACCGCCATGTAGACCGGACACTCTAGAAAGACGTGCCGTGTTTACCCTGTGCCTGCTACCCAGCACGTCACTGTGTACTCTCCTTCCCGGTGTGAGAAGCCTGAGCCCCAACTGACCTTGGTTGCCTCCTCCCAACCCCTCTGCCTGCACCCCCCATGGCCGATGAGGCTCTTACCTATGTCTCAGTGCTTGCCAGTGTGGCCAGGGGGACACAGGCATATGATGTGTCCCTCTGTCTCCTGGCAGGTCCCTGCACCGCAGGGCTCCTTGGCACAGGTGGTGGGGTCTGCAACCCCCGGGGAGAGGCTGAGCACCAAGAATGTAGATGCCTGGGGTACAGCACAGCCTCTACGACCTCGAGGGTGGGGCCTGAGGCCCCAGAAGCCCACAAGGCTGGTTCTGGGTCAACATGCTTCTGACGACCCTGTCCCTCCTGAGTCCCAGCATCTGGGAGTGGTTGGGGGGCTCTCTGACTGGGGAAGGTCTCTCAGCACAGGGGGAGGCAAGTGATCCCAAcgcaaaaagcaaaggaaaatcaTCAGCCTCTGGTGTCCAGTGCCAGGTTTGTGTCAAGGTGAGGCCATCACTATAGTGCAGAGGATTCACCTGcacagggtgagggtggggaggcagggtCTAAAGGCAGGACACAGCCAAAATGACACTTCATAGTTCCTTGAGCTGTGCAGGTTTTCACCCTGCACAAAGCAAATACTGGGGCATAAATATCATCAGCAGATTCATTCTCTCATCTCACACTCACTCCATGGGAAACGGGCATAAGCAGAATTTCCAGCACTATCTAAATAGTGCTTCCCGTGCCAAGTACAGACAGTTGAATTCACATATAAATGTTTGTGTCATGTAACTCCACTGTAACAATAATAATCACGAATCTACAAGTGTGCACTGTGTGCAAAGTATGACGCTTGTTCTCTACATATTTATATCTTGCTTAATCTTTCTTGGTACTATTCCCGTTCTACAGATgacgctcagagaggttaagaaactttctTGAGGCTGCACAGCTCATCTGTGCTCAGAACTTGAACCTACACGGCTACAGTCTGAACTACCCAAAcccatttaaaggaaaataatcccaACAATACCTGCCATGGTTGCCTCTGATTCATCTGTCCCTCCTGGAGAGTTTGGGATGGAAGCATCAGTTGGGGAGGTGGGTGTTTTGGCTGTTTGGGTCTCTTCTCCTGAGTGCTCGGGGCTTGAGGACTCCATTTCTAGATGCGCCTCTGCAGGGCTCTGGGTCTGCTGCGTCCACTTGGATTCCAGGATGGTGGTGCTGATGACAACATCCAACCCCGAGGTGTGACCAGACAGGTCTCTGCTGATTTCAGTCCTGTCTCCAGAAGCCATGGGAGTGGCCGAAGGTGAGCCTGATGCCTCTGTGCCCACGTCATAGGTGGTGGTTGACTCTCCGCTCACTTCCGGGGCAGCCGAGCCCTCCCTGGGGCCTTCCTGAAAGGCTGAGGTGCTACCTGTCACTCCCAGGCCTGAGGCTCCCTCCAGATCAGCTTCATGGAAGGTGGAGGTGGTTCCACTCAGATCAGGGGACCTGGAAGTGCCTCCGCTGGCCTCGGGGACAGCAGATGCTCCCACCTCAGCCTCAGGATAGGCAGACGTCTCGCTGCTAGATTCTGGGACTGATGATGCTTCTACCCCAGACCCGGGGAATCTTGGTGTATCCCCAGATGCAGAGGTTTCTCCACTGGACTCAAAACGCTGGGGGGTGTATGTTACAGGGGGTCTTTGGCCCAGTTCCTGGGAAACAGTAGGCTCAGTAACACCCTCCACGAACTCAGAAATGATTAAAGTAACTTCTGGAAGTCCTGAGGCCTCCCCACTGGTGCTCGTGGGTGCAGAGGATTCTCCGCTTACATCAGTGGTGCCAGAAAAGTCCCCACTAAAATATGGAGTACTTGATGGCTCTCCACTGGGCTCTACCAGTCCAGACTGAAGTCCACTTAGGTCCAAAAGTCCTGAATGGTCTCCAGACATGTCTGGTGCTCCAGATGGGGCACCACTAAGTTCCAAAATGCCCGAAGGCCCTTCTCCTGCTTCTTGGGCTGTGGGAACCTGGGTTACAGATTCCACCAAagttctgtctacaagagagacAGTGGAGAAACCAGATGGAAGTCCACGGCCATCATATGCTCCGGAGGGCTGGCTGCTCCCACTCTCAGCTCCAGAGGACTCTCCACTGACCTCAGCTACTCTGCTTGGCAGGCCACtgaattctggaggctggggtgtAAACCCACTGGAGTCAATTACTCCAGAAGAGAGTCCACTGACATCCACTATCCCAGATGTGCCTGAGAGATCTGCCTCTCCTGAAGGGAGGCCACTGAGTTCCACGGACCCTAAACcttcttcttctttaaatgtaGTTGGGGTCACTTCAACCAAACTGGTGTCCACGAATGTAATGCCAGAAGATTCACCACTGCCACTCACGGCACTGGAAACCAGGTCACGGATTCCGGATGTTGTCCCACTGAACCCTGGTAACCCTGATGGCTGCCCACTGAGATCAGGGATCCCGGACGTTTCTCCACTCATGTCGGTTATGCCAAATGGTGGACCAATGCCAGAAAGAACTCCAGAAGCTTCTCCACTGATTTCTGGTTGTCCGGAGGACAGTCCACTAAGCTCAGTCACACCAGATGTTTCCCCAGAAAACCCTGATGGCTGCCCACTGACCTCAAAAAGTCCAGATGTTCCCCCACTAATGTCAGGAAACCCTGATGGCTGTCCACTGACACCAAAGAGTCCAGATGTTTCCCCACTGATGTCAGGAGTCCCAGATGCCTGGCCACTGAGTTCAGCTCCTGAAGAGAGTCTGCTTGCTCCTCCACTAATGTCCAACTCACTGAAGGGCAGCCCAGATGTTTCTCCAGCACCACTGATGCCAATGGTTCCCCTTCCTTCTAGTTGACCTGCAGTGGTGGCTGTGACCACTTCCACCAACGTAGTATCCACTAGGGAGACAGTTGGGAACCCAGATGGAAGTCCACTGAAGTCAGGAAGGCCAGAAGATGGGCCACTTCCAAGGTCCACCCCAGAATACTCACCACTAAATCCAGAGGGAAGGCCACCTGCTTCTGGAGCTTGCCCACTTCCTAGAGTTCCAGAAGGTATTCTGCCAAGGTCCAAGACTCCAGAAGCTGACCCAATCAAGTCTTCTTTTCCAGAAGTCAACCCACTAAGATCCTCAGCTCCAGAAGCAGAGACCTCCAGACTTTCCCTTCCAGAAGGAAGTCTACTAAGGTCCCCTACTCCAGAAGCAGAGGTCTCCAGATGATCCTCACCTACAGAAGGAAGTCCACTGAGGTCCTCTACTCCAGAGACAGAGGTCTCTAGACCCTCTCCTCCAGAAGGAAGTCCACTAAGGTCCTCTACTCCAGAGGCAGAGGCTTCTGGACCTTCTCCAGAAGGAAGTCTGCTGAGATCCTCTATTCCAGAGGCAGAGGTTTCTGGACCTTCTCCAGAAGGAAGTCCACTGAGGTCCTCTACTCCAGAGACAGAGGTCTCTAGGTCCTCTCTTCCAGAAGGAAGTCCACTAAGGTCCCCTACTCCAGAAGCAGAGGTCTCTAGATGATCCTCACCTACAGAAGGAAGTCCACTGAGGTCCCCTACTCCAGAGACAGAGCCCTCTGGGACCTCACCTCCAGAGGGCAACCTGTCAACTTCAGGAGTGGTGGTCCACGTAATTCTATCTTCATCTCCTGAAGCCAGTCCACTTTCCACAGGCAGGACTGAGCCCACTGTAGAGGTGAGCCCACTGAAGTCAAGGTCTTCAGAGGGCAGTCCACTTGCAATTTCCCCTGAAGGCTGCCCACTGGAGTCTAGGTGTCCTGAAATTTCGCCACTGCCTGTGAAGTCACCACTGACTTCAGGCACCCCAGATAcctccccagagcctggcagCTCAGTCCTGCTGGGCACCGGGGCTGAAAGTGTGGATGGCTCCTCTGAGGGGAACAGCTCCTCTGAGGGGAACGGTTTCTCTGAGGGGAACGGTTTCTCTGAGGGGAACGGTTCCTCTGAGGGGAATGGCTCCTCAGAGGGGAATGGTTCTTCTGAGGGCAACGGCTTTTCTGAGGGCAATGGCTCCTCCGAGGCTGAGGGCACTTCCGTTGCAGAAGGGCcttctgtgctctcctctgttgCTGTGCTAGTGGGAAGCCATGTAGGAGGGACCcctggaggaaaggaagaagaaagatgaggTGTGGATTTAGTAACTCTGCCCCATTTTAAGCTCATGCAGAGAAGCTGAACTCCATTCCTTCCACAGTAAAACTTTTCTCTCAAGAGCTCAGAGATGTGTCCAGACATTTTCTAATGGAACCTCGCACAGCCTCTTGGGAAGGATGGGGACCAGAAACTCCCCGCCACCCTCAGGCTACGCTTTGTGAGACCCTAGGGGGCGCCATTCACACTAGTTACAGAATGTGGGGGACTGGCTGCCACTGAAGACAGTCAAGGTCACCTTTCAAGTACTTCCACATTATTACCTCATTTATCTAAAACCATGATTTTTAAAGTGTGGTCTCCAGACCATCAGCACCAACCTTCACCTGGGAACTTGGCAGAAAAGCAAATTCTCAGATCCTACCCCAGCCCCATTGACTTAGGAATTCTGGGGCGGGACATGGcactatgtgtttttttttttttttttttttttttgcggtacacgggcctctcactgttgtggcccgtcccgtcgcggagcacaggctcgggacgcgcaggctcagcggccatggctcacaggcccagccactccacggcatgtgggatcttccaggcccggggcgcgaacccgtgtcccctgctgtggcaggcagactctcaaccactgcgccaccagggaagcccatactatGTGTTTTAATAAGCTCTCCCTATCATGCTGATACTCCTTGAAAGTGGGAATTGTTCATCCAGACCCATCCCTCTGAGGCTGAGAGGGCAGGGTGATGTTTGCAAAAATACGTGAACTTTTTCAATTCTGAGAGCCCTATTACAGAGgacttggaaaatatagaaaaaaaagaaaagaacagaaaagaaaaccccaCCATCCTAAATAATCATGgttacattattttctttctgtcttgtttcctttggcatttaaaaataactagctGGAATTATACCTTGCATGTATTTTTGGGCTAATTTCCTAGGCAGAGAACATGAGCACAGAGGGTACTGGGTCCCAGTGGGCAGGCCTACTCTCACTTAAAGGAGAATCCtggagggggggtggggagttCGATATAGCAGTGGTGACATGTAAGACgattttaaatggataaatacacacacacacacatacatgtattgggttggccaaaagtttgtttgggtttttcggTAAGAGgctatggaaaaacccgaatgaactttttggccaatcctatatatatatatatatatatatatatatatatatatatatatatatacaccacatatcagaaaatagaCACTTACAGATATGATATAACGTTTCTCTTTGAAATACAtctacatttcttttcaaaaggaggtcaatttaaagaaaaagatacagaGTTAATAGCAGTAGAGATGGTTCCCCGGTAAGGCTCAAATCAGCGAGGTGGTGGGGAACTGAAGAAATATTGGAAAACATTTCTATGGGGCCACTGGAGTCCCCTCCCATGGATAACTCCCGTTAGTGGCTGCCCGAGTCCTGTGCCAAGCCACACACTCATGCCAAAGAGGCCTTGGTTATTCTTGTCCTTGTGAAGGTCAAGGAAAGGGCCTCAAGCAGGTATGGCTGCTGGGTGAGGTCTTGGGGTTAGAATCCCACCTGCTCCACCGATGCATCTTTACCTTCTGGTTTTGCATTTCCAGCACCCAGAGGAGCACTTGGTGTGGCCAAATTGCTTGGGAACTGTGCACTGAATGACTGGATAAATTAGTGGGAAGCTTTGATGTACCCCTGGGCGAGCTGACTCTAAAAGGTGCACACAGGTTACTGTGCATTGCTCTAATTCAGCCTTATCCAAAGTGGACCATGTTAAAAATGctccgtgaaggggcttccctggtggcacagtgattaagaatctacctgccaatgtaggggacacgggttcgagccctggtccgggcagatcccacacgctgcatagcaactaagcccgtgcaccacaactactgagcctgcgctctagagcccacgagccacaactactgaagcccgtgcacctagagcccatgctctgcaacaagagaagtcactgcaatgagaagccctgagaagaccacacactgcaacaaagagcagcctccattcgccacaactagagaaaggccacgtgcagcaacgaagacccaaagcagcctaaataaataaattaattaattaaaaaaatgaaaattctccaTGATAAAAAAAGACTCTCTGATCAGATTCATTTGGCACACACTGAATACATTGCCCCCCTCTGCCTTACAGTGCATATTAGCATATCCAAGGCTCTGAGAAGGTCTGCAGTGGGGGAAATCTGTATCTTCCTGTAAGCCAGGATTTCCCAAACCTTATGGCTAGAAAACACTTTTTCCAATAGGGTTTGGGGGTCTTCCGATTTCATCCCATCAAATCCCATCTGATTTAATCATAACAGATGTTGCTCAGCAAGTTCTGACTGGGGACGCCTGGCCCAGAAGAGGGACACGGAAGGAGAAGTGGGGCAAGGAGACAGGTCACAGTCAGACTGCCCACAGCCACCCCCTCCCAGGCCCTTTCCCCTCTACTGGAGCTCCCCCTGCAAGAGAGTTTTTAAGAGGTTAGAGAGTAGGGGTGTAAATGCAGGAGCACAGAGTGAGAGCCCTCTGATTGACACAGTGCTGGGCATTTGGGGGTGTGTAGCTGGAAGACAGtgcggagagagagagagacagagagagagaaagagagagacagagagagagggaaagaggtgtGTTTTATGAACAAAGCTGCCCTTTCTCTCCCTTGGGGTTTGTCCTAGAGGCCCGCTGAGGTGGCGGAAGTTGCCCACAGCGGCACACTTAGCTAGTGTAAGGGCTGGGGAAACAGAGCACAAGTCCCAGGGGGAGACCACCCTGCCCTCCACCCACCGGGGCACACCCTAGGCTGCCAGGCGTGTGACGCATCGGGACGTGGCCCGGAGCCCGAGCCACACAGACCTGGCAGTGGGGAAGTGCCCGCTGGCGTGTAGGCGGGCTCCCATTCCGTCTGGTTTTCTGGCTCAGTGGTGAAGTCTGGGATTGCAGTCGTCTCCTCCCCAACAGGAACAGCAGCCACGCTGGGCCCCACTTCAGTAGTGATCCAGGCTTCCACCTCAGGGCGTTCTGTGGGTGTCCTACCCTCCTCTTCTCCTGGAGACGGCGCCGCTGGGATGCCTAAAGGGCACGTGGGTGGTGAGGGTTCCTTCTTACCAGTGACCCAATCCAGGCTGGCCCTTCTTGAGGGCAACTAGGGGATCCTGAGGTGGGCCAGGCCAGTGCACAAACCTTACTGGTCCTTGgcctcccaccaccccacccagTCCAGTAGGATGGCTCTTGTCCTCAATTAATAAGAGCCGTTTGCATCAGTTATATCGATATGCACACACCATCGGCACTTTATTTCAGAGAGGTCTGGGGCACCTCTTCTACAGAATCTATTATACCTGCCAGGCGTTGTTTAAAGGTGTTATgcatataaaatcattttatccCACAATGGCCATGTGAAACAGATACTATTATCTcatttacagatagggaaactaaggcacagaggtAAGTGACTTGTCCAGTGTCAGTGGCTTCTAAGTGATAGATCTAGTCTTTGGACCCAAGTATCCGGTGCCAGACTCTCTGCTCTCAAGTACTGCAATGATGCTGCTTTTCTTGGGGACAGAAATTATATTCCAAGTGTGTCTGGATCAAAATCAGGAGAGTGCTATTTAAAATGCATGAAGCCATCCTGGCACTGATGGCTGAAGGCAGGATTCATTGACTGGGGGTAATTGTTCTGGTTTAGTGGGCTCGATTGGGAAGGAAGCCAAACTTCTTGGCAGTTATATAAGAGGCTGAGTTTACAGAGGGTTGGGCATGGATGGTGGAGATGCATGGGAGGAATTTACTGGGAGGCTAACTGGCTTGGCTTCTAATTCCCAGAGCAGGGAGAAGGGTACTGGGGCAAGAGCCTCATCAAATCCTCTGGGAGGGAATTGGCTTTCTTAGGCTGGCAGAGTGGGACTGAAC
Encoded proteins:
- the ACAN gene encoding LOW QUALITY PROTEIN: aggrecan core protein (The sequence of the model RefSeq protein was modified relative to this genomic sequence to represent the inferred CDS: substituted 1 base at 1 genomic stop codon), whose amino-acid sequence is MTTLLFVFLTLRVIAAAISVEVSDPDNSLSVSIPEPSPLRALLGSSLTIPCYFIDPMHPVTTAPSTAPVAPRIKWSCISKEKELVLLVATEGQVRVNSAYRDRVTLPNYPAIPSDATLEIQNLRSNDSGIYRCEVMHGIEDSKATVEVVVKGIVFHYRAISTRYTLDFDRAQRACLQNSAIIATPEQLQAAYEDGFHQCDAGWLADQTVRYPIHTPREACYGDKDEFPGVRTYGIRDTNETYDVYCFAEEMEGEVFYATSPEKFTFQEAANECRRLGARLATTGQLYLAWQSGMDMCSAGWLADRSVRYPISKARPNCGGNLLGVRTVYLHANQTGYPDPSSRYDAICYTGEDFVDIPEDFFGVGGEEDITIQTVTWPDVELPLPRNITEGEARGSVILTVKPVFDITPTALEPEEPLTFAPEVGATAFSEAENRTGEATRPWAFPEESTPGLGAPTAFTSEDLVVQVTAAPGATEVPGQPRLPGGVVFHYRPGSSRYSLTFEEAQQACLRTGAVIASPEQLQAAYEAGYEQCDAGWLQDQTVRYPIVSPRTPCVGDKDSSPGVRTYGVRPPSETYDVYCYVDRLDGEVFFATSPEQFTFQEAQEFCETQNATLATTGQLYAAWSQGLDKCYAGWLSDGSLRYPIVTPRPACGGDKPGVRTVYLYPNQTGLLDPLSRHHAFCFRGIPAAPSPGEEEGRTPTERPEVEAWITTEVGPSVAAVPVGEETTAIPDFTTEPENQTEWEPAYTPAGTSPLPGVPPTWLPTSTATEESTEGPSATEVPSASEEPLPSEKPLPSEEPFPSEEPFPSEEPFPSEKPFPSEKPFPSEELFPSEEPSTLSAPVPSRTELPGSGEVSGVPEVSGDFTGSGEISGHLDSSGQPSGEIASGLPSEDLDFSGLTSTVGSVLPVESGLASGDEDRITWTTTPEVDRLPSGGEVPEGSVSGVGDLSGLPSVGEDHLETSASGVGDLSGLPSGREDLETSVSGVEDLSGLPSGEGPETSASGIEDLSRLPSGEGPEASASGVEDLSGLPSGGEGLETSVSGVEDLSGLPSVGEDHLETSASGVGDLSRLPSGRESLEVSASGAEDLSGLTSGKEDLIGSASGVLDLGRIPSGTLGSGQAPEAGGLPSGFSGEYSGVDLGSGPSSGLPDFSGLPSGFPTVSLVDTTLVEVVTATTAGQLEGRGTIGISGAGETSGLPFSELDISGGASRLSSGAELSGQASGTPDISGETSGLFGVSGQPSGFPDISGGTSGLFEVSGQPSGFSGETSGVTELSGLSSGQPEISGEASGVLSGIGPPFGITDMSGETSGIPDLSGQPSGLPGFSGTTSGIRDLVSSAVSGSGESSGITFVDTSLVEVTPTTFKEEEGLGSVELSGLPSGEADLSGTSGIVDVSGLSSGVIDSSGFTPQPPEFSGLPSRVAEVSGESSGAESGSSQPSGAYDGRGLPSGFSTVSLVDRTLVESVTQVPTAQEAGEGPSGILELSGAPSGAPDMSGDHSGLLDLSGLQSGLVEPSGEPSSTPYFSGDFSGTTDVSGESSAPTSTSGEASGLPEVTLIISEFVEGVTEPTVSQELGQRPPVTYTPQRFESSGETSASGDTPRFPGSGVEASSVPESSSETSAYPEAEVGASAVPEASGGTSRSPDLSGTTSTFHEADLEGASGLGVTGSTSAFQEGPREGSAAPEVSGESTTTYDVGTEASGSPSATPMASGDRTEISRDLSGHTSGLDVVISTTILESKWTQQTQSPAEAHLEMESSSPEHSGEETQTAKTPTSPTDASIPNSPGGTDESEATMADPTTCAKEPCGAGTCQETEGHIICLCPPGHTGKHXDIDIDECLSSPCLNGATCVDAIDSFTCLCLPSYQGDLCEIDQKLCEKGWTKFQGHCYRHFPDRATWVDAEGQCRKQQSHLSSIVTPEEQEFVNNNAQDYQWIGLNDKTIEGDFRWSDGHSLQFENWRPNQPDNFFATGEDCVVMIWHEKGEWNDVPCNYQLPFTCKKGTVACGEPPVVEHARIFGQKKDRYEINSLVRYQCTEGFVQRHVPTIRCQPSGHWEDPRITCTDPSTYKRRLQKRSSQPLRRSRPSTAH